The Desulfovibrio subterraneus genome has a segment encoding these proteins:
- a CDS encoding glycosyltransferase family 4 protein produces MLLVSKYFGNGSSDPKKGQGWCLMSCSKFYNVFSNVVRSAFLIPKSTIFLSKEVDNWSLFWDVHYVHKILIDAGLRSEVCFDIGLLRQTIFYVNKYILLKPRLRLHGMNTVTMAYYHGYPGTGCNESDGCFASLEKYHQRIGRIQYTHQRMGDYLLEAGVPQWKLRKIYIGVDDKHFSPVSDGRKKEIRCKLGIPESAIVVGSFQKDGQGWGDGTEPKLIKGPDIFVDTMRMLKGLVPELHVLLTGPARGFVKAGLSASGIPHTHLCLDRYHDLPELYNALDLYLVSSREEGGPKAVLESMASGVPLVSTPVGQAVELICPEVNGLLSTGFSPEELSSLCYKGIGDVALRKQMVESGIHTAGLNTYASQTELWLDFFEGIEVD; encoded by the coding sequence ATGCTTCTCGTTTCAAAATATTTTGGAAATGGAAGCTCAGATCCTAAGAAGGGCCAAGGCTGGTGTTTAATGAGCTGTAGTAAGTTTTATAATGTATTTTCTAACGTAGTTAGGTCCGCATTTTTAATCCCAAAGTCTACAATTTTTTTATCAAAGGAAGTTGATAACTGGTCTTTGTTTTGGGATGTTCATTATGTGCATAAAATATTGATAGACGCAGGACTTAGATCTGAAGTTTGTTTCGATATCGGTTTGTTGCGGCAGACTATTTTTTATGTCAATAAATATATATTGCTAAAGCCTCGGTTGCGATTGCACGGAATGAATACTGTGACAATGGCATATTATCATGGATATCCAGGGACTGGATGCAATGAAAGTGATGGGTGTTTTGCATCGCTGGAAAAGTATCATCAGAGAATAGGGCGAATCCAATATACCCATCAGCGTATGGGGGATTATCTTTTAGAGGCTGGAGTTCCTCAATGGAAACTCCGGAAAATTTATATCGGAGTTGATGATAAGCATTTCTCTCCGGTTTCCGATGGCCGGAAAAAAGAGATTCGGTGTAAGCTGGGTATTCCAGAGAGTGCAATTGTCGTTGGTTCGTTTCAAAAAGATGGTCAGGGATGGGGCGATGGCACGGAGCCCAAGCTTATAAAAGGGCCCGATATCTTCGTTGATACGATGAGGATGCTGAAAGGCTTAGTGCCGGAGTTGCATGTCTTGTTGACAGGCCCCGCCCGAGGGTTTGTTAAAGCTGGTTTGTCGGCTTCGGGAATACCGCATACCCACTTGTGTCTTGATCGTTATCATGATCTGCCGGAGTTGTATAACGCTTTGGATTTGTATCTTGTCTCTTCAAGAGAGGAGGGGGGGCCCAAGGCGGTGCTTGAGAGTATGGCGTCGGGGGTACCTTTGGTTTCAACCCCTGTTGGGCAGGCTGTTGAACTGATCTGTCCGGAAGTGAATGGGCTTTTGTCGACAGGTTTTTCGCCTGAGGAATTAAGTTCCTTGTGTTACAAAGGGATTGGGGATGTTGCGTTGCGCAAGCAAATGGTAGAATCTGGTATTCATACAGCTGGTCTCAATACATATGCCAGCCAGACAGAGTTATGGTTAGACTTTTTTGAAGGTATCGAGGTGGACTAG
- a CDS encoding radical SAM/SPASM domain-containing protein — translation MLRIVKDLLRNVLKTPLSKVIGLLVPDFGRFSRIKNVFLNGYECSQGVEEVSSYPTHVRIAPVSVCNYRCLFCEIHKDNKLYPKRAKNELTMERVREWRTFLSRAYALSFFGGSEEPLLCKDFGEICRELKRNGTRLMVNTNASLLTPELSDVLVDIGFDEILVSYHAGTDKNYKFLMTGNKNRVDANLSYLKDLKAKTGSKLPVVNFNYALHKLNANDHEKIAVSARELGVSAVIVNKYYGGRNALDCYDVAYDKEPDVGNRVLDEIYTFAKGVSVRLAPAAPDYWKESQLIEGDGLECVCDAPWKSMHFNPVLDAADCHYVGVCNRIELFKIDYSKINLGDDVVFSKIWNSSVLKYLRRTVNAGGAINSICRFCKNPNRAYWRNVDPAKYAAMRDDAVKKFFEEVRAVMGEVASVDGVIVLNCNPNADILLNVDRNDTVSGNDAD, via the coding sequence GTGTTAAGAATAGTAAAAGATTTACTGCGCAACGTGTTGAAAACTCCTTTATCTAAAGTTATTGGGTTGTTAGTTCCTGATTTTGGGCGATTTTCACGTATTAAGAATGTTTTTTTGAATGGGTACGAATGCTCCCAGGGAGTTGAGGAGGTATCGTCTTATCCAACCCATGTCCGTATCGCTCCTGTTTCTGTGTGCAATTACAGGTGTTTGTTTTGTGAAATCCACAAAGATAACAAGCTGTATCCCAAAAGAGCGAAAAATGAATTGACTATGGAGAGGGTTCGGGAATGGCGTACTTTTCTCTCCAGGGCGTATGCCCTTTCTTTTTTTGGAGGCTCAGAAGAGCCTTTGTTGTGTAAGGATTTCGGGGAAATTTGTCGTGAATTGAAGCGCAATGGAACCCGATTGATGGTTAATACAAATGCTTCTCTGCTGACTCCGGAGTTGTCAGATGTCTTGGTAGATATCGGTTTTGATGAAATTCTTGTTTCATACCATGCTGGGACAGATAAAAATTATAAGTTCTTAATGACAGGCAACAAGAACAGAGTTGATGCCAACTTGAGTTATTTGAAAGATTTGAAGGCTAAGACAGGGTCGAAACTGCCTGTTGTCAATTTTAATTACGCACTTCATAAGCTGAACGCTAATGATCATGAAAAAATAGCTGTTTCAGCAAGAGAGTTGGGGGTTTCTGCTGTCATTGTGAATAAGTATTATGGCGGGAGAAATGCTCTTGATTGCTACGATGTGGCTTATGATAAGGAGCCGGATGTTGGCAACCGAGTGCTTGATGAGATTTACACGTTTGCCAAGGGAGTGAGTGTTCGTCTCGCTCCTGCTGCTCCTGACTATTGGAAAGAGTCTCAGTTGATTGAAGGTGATGGTTTGGAGTGTGTTTGCGATGCTCCATGGAAAAGTATGCATTTTAACCCCGTTCTGGATGCTGCAGATTGTCACTATGTCGGGGTGTGTAACAGAATTGAGCTGTTTAAGATTGATTACAGCAAGATTAATCTTGGTGATGATGTTGTATTTTCAAAGATTTGGAATTCTTCAGTGCTTAAGTATTTAAGGAGAACTGTAAACGCTGGTGGCGCAATAAACAGTATCTGCCGGTTCTGCAAAAATCCAAACAGAGCATACTGGAGAAACGTTGATCCTGCTAAATACGCAGCGATGCGTGATGATGCTGTTAAGAAGTTCTTTGAAGAGGTGCGAGCGGTGATGGGAGAAGTCGCAAGTGTTGACGGTGTGATTGTTCTTAATTGCAACCCGAATGCAGACATCCTTTTGAATGTTGATAGAAACGATACGGTTTCAGGTAATGATGCAGATTGA
- a CDS encoding methyltransferase domain-containing protein, translating into MAISARCADVFLFNASPGNLDHCLYKLLALRLRYPDVPMVMRVDGPIYCTRGQDKDYDKAFHLLARKWFNGVVFQSEWSRRQHMKLGMCGDWAETVIVNAPDPAKFYRKKQTTPSRPCHIIATSWSANVRKGFDVYQWLDDNLDFKRYSMTFVGNAPVEFSNIKHVQPLNSEALGDLLRSSDIYITASRHDPCSNSLVEARHCGLPVVAFNDGGHPELVRSGGLLFDNVEALPELLDKICAEYESFTSRFDLPSLGAVSDSYLEFCCSQAQISRQKQMGFGLKLASRVQSGGVALRVLWRIFLARIKRKFGVLMRRSCGNDVLPVRAEGEVRPIPDTFEEFQERLSAYYHDYYCNVLGLPDWQKRVQIRLQEENSFGERVVLKFEQITGVELTDKKVLVVGSGTGAEIGSLLRRTAQVYGVEPGGEGVALCRYRVSVAGGAPEQVQLGVAEALPWEDGFFDVVLCSTVLEHVQCVERAISEMVRVCRKGGRVFMALPDYRYPYEDHYKMLMPTFLPKVALKAYLKLRRRPVDFLDTLNFLTATQVDSILHALGGRGVDFIRYIEALPAGRVHPLVWWYARLRNVTKMQRIVLFP; encoded by the coding sequence TTGGCAATATCTGCTCGGTGCGCGGACGTGTTTCTTTTTAACGCATCACCAGGCAATTTAGACCATTGTCTTTATAAGTTGTTGGCGCTTCGCCTCCGATATCCTGATGTTCCTATGGTAATGAGGGTGGATGGTCCGATCTATTGCACACGAGGGCAGGACAAAGATTACGATAAGGCGTTTCACCTGCTTGCTCGAAAGTGGTTTAACGGTGTGGTTTTTCAATCGGAATGGAGCCGAAGGCAGCATATGAAATTGGGGATGTGCGGTGATTGGGCTGAAACCGTTATCGTCAACGCGCCAGATCCTGCCAAATTTTATCGGAAAAAGCAGACTACTCCATCTCGCCCCTGTCATATTATTGCTACAAGTTGGTCGGCCAATGTTCGTAAGGGGTTTGATGTATATCAATGGCTTGATGATAATTTAGATTTTAAGCGTTATTCCATGACTTTTGTAGGTAATGCACCTGTAGAATTTTCAAATATTAAACACGTTCAACCCTTGAACAGTGAAGCCCTCGGCGATTTGCTTCGCAGTTCGGATATCTATATAACTGCTTCCCGGCACGACCCATGCTCCAATTCTTTGGTCGAAGCGAGGCATTGTGGGTTGCCTGTGGTTGCTTTTAATGACGGAGGACATCCCGAGCTTGTGCGGTCTGGAGGATTGCTGTTTGACAATGTTGAAGCGCTCCCTGAACTGCTTGATAAGATTTGTGCAGAGTACGAGAGCTTTACGTCACGCTTTGATTTGCCCAGTTTAGGGGCTGTTTCCGATTCTTATTTGGAGTTTTGTTGCAGTCAGGCGCAGATATCGAGGCAGAAGCAGATGGGCTTTGGGCTTAAGCTTGCCAGTCGAGTTCAAAGCGGTGGGGTAGCTTTGCGCGTGTTGTGGCGAATTTTTTTGGCGAGAATCAAAAGGAAGTTTGGTGTGTTGATGCGCAGGAGCTGTGGCAACGATGTTCTGCCTGTACGTGCAGAGGGAGAGGTTCGGCCGATACCCGATACCTTTGAGGAGTTTCAGGAACGTCTGTCCGCCTATTATCATGATTACTATTGTAACGTGTTGGGGCTTCCAGATTGGCAAAAACGGGTTCAGATACGCTTACAGGAAGAAAATTCGTTTGGTGAAAGGGTTGTCCTGAAATTTGAGCAAATTACTGGGGTAGAATTAACAGATAAGAAGGTTCTGGTTGTCGGGTCGGGAACAGGTGCTGAGATCGGATCGCTTTTGCGCAGAACGGCTCAGGTTTATGGTGTGGAGCCTGGGGGGGAGGGAGTGGCTCTGTGCCGTTATCGTGTCAGTGTTGCCGGAGGAGCTCCTGAGCAGGTGCAATTGGGGGTTGCTGAGGCCCTCCCGTGGGAGGATGGTTTTTTTGACGTAGTATTATGTAGTACGGTGCTCGAACATGTTCAATGTGTTGAGCGTGCGATATCTGAGATGGTGCGAGTTTGCAGAAAGGGAGGAAGAGTCTTTATGGCCTTGCCGGATTATAGGTATCCATACGAAGATCATTATAAAATGCTTATGCCGACCTTTTTGCCGAAGGTTGCGCTCAAGGCCTATCTCAAGCTTCGCAGGCGACCTGTGGATTTCTTGGATACGCTTAATTTTTTGACTGCTACTCAGGTGGACAGCATTCTGCATGCTTTGGGCGGCCGTGGCGTGGATTTCATTCGCTATATTGAAGCGTTGCCAGCGGGGCGCGTGCATCCTCTTGTTTGGTGGTATGCGCGTCTGCGGAATGTGACGAAGATGCAGAGGATTGTGTTGTTTCCATAG
- the pseB gene encoding UDP-N-acetylglucosamine 4,6-dehydratase (inverting), whose protein sequence is MFNGKKILITGGTGSFGKACVKALLSGYSPERIIIFSRDELKQFEMAQDFSTADHPCLRYFIGDVRDKERLYRAFRGVDYIIHAAALKQVPAAEYNPTECIKTNVYGAQNIVNVAADVGVKHVVALSTDKAVSPVNLYGATKLCSDKLFIAANAFIASDTKFSVVRYGNVMGSRGSVIPFFIQKRDEGKVLPITDPRMTRFWITLEESVKMVLASFEFAGGGEVLIPKIPSMKITDLAEAIAPGCQTEIVGIRPGEKIHEVMITSEDSRHTVDIGNYYVIKPETFKYRGPDGAPVDDGFTYSSGENSDWLSVDDLRAVLRMQGFAI, encoded by the coding sequence ATGTTTAATGGAAAAAAAATATTAATTACCGGTGGGACAGGATCGTTTGGTAAAGCGTGTGTAAAAGCCTTGTTGTCTGGATACAGCCCTGAACGGATAATCATTTTCTCTCGGGATGAATTGAAACAATTTGAAATGGCTCAAGATTTCAGCACTGCTGATCATCCTTGCTTGCGCTATTTTATAGGTGATGTGCGCGATAAAGAAAGATTGTATCGCGCTTTCAGAGGTGTTGATTATATCATACATGCAGCGGCATTGAAGCAGGTTCCTGCTGCAGAGTATAACCCCACAGAATGCATAAAAACTAACGTTTATGGTGCTCAAAATATTGTTAATGTTGCCGCAGATGTGGGGGTGAAACATGTTGTTGCCCTCTCAACAGATAAAGCGGTCAGTCCTGTGAACCTTTATGGAGCTACCAAACTTTGTTCAGACAAATTGTTTATTGCTGCCAATGCCTTTATAGCCTCTGATACAAAGTTTTCTGTTGTCCGCTATGGAAATGTAATGGGGAGTCGTGGCAGCGTTATTCCCTTTTTTATTCAGAAGCGTGACGAGGGAAAAGTATTGCCGATTACCGACCCGCGTATGACCCGTTTTTGGATAACTCTCGAGGAGAGTGTGAAAATGGTTCTTGCCTCGTTTGAGTTTGCCGGTGGAGGCGAGGTGCTTATTCCCAAGATTCCGAGTATGAAAATTACTGATCTTGCCGAAGCAATCGCTCCTGGTTGCCAGACAGAGATCGTTGGTATTCGCCCCGGTGAAAAAATTCATGAGGTTATGATTACATCAGAAGACTCCCGGCATACGGTGGATATTGGTAATTACTATGTTATCAAGCCGGAAACATTCAAATATCGTGGGCCGGATGGTGCTCCGGTAGATGATGGTTTCACCTATTCGTCTGGAGAGAATTCGGATTGGCTTTCTGTTGATGATCTGAGGGCGGTTCTGCGTATGCAAGGGTTTGCTATTTAG
- the pseC gene encoding UDP-4-amino-4,6-dideoxy-N-acetyl-beta-L-altrosamine transaminase: MTDYLPYGRHIIDDEDIAAVVGVLKGDWLTTGPSVALFEEAVAALAGVEHAVAVNSGTAALHCAYHALGIGPGDEVVVPAMTFAATANAVCYCGARPVFVDVLEDNLLIDPDAIEACITPKTKAIVGVDYAGHPCDWKALRSLADRYGVALVADACHSIGGALDGEPVGSLADISVFSFHPVKHVTTGEGGMAVTDDAALAARMRTFRNHGITSDAAQREKTHSWYYEMVDLGFNYRITDIQCALGISQLSKLSRWIEKRNELAKQYDAAFMGTGVVPLLQRGNIQHAYHLYVVRCENRNDLFVRLRTEGIGVNVHYIPVYLHPYYAEKGYAKGLCPVAEKAYGEVLTLPLWPGMEAADIERVVQALVMI, encoded by the coding sequence ATGACAGATTATTTACCCTACGGCCGACACATCATTGATGATGAGGATATTGCAGCCGTTGTCGGGGTGTTAAAGGGAGATTGGTTGACTACCGGTCCCTCTGTTGCATTGTTTGAAGAGGCCGTTGCTGCCCTTGCCGGTGTGGAGCATGCTGTCGCTGTTAATAGCGGAACTGCTGCGTTGCATTGTGCATATCATGCCCTCGGCATCGGGCCTGGTGATGAGGTGGTTGTGCCTGCAATGACCTTCGCCGCTACTGCGAACGCTGTTTGTTATTGCGGAGCGCGCCCCGTATTCGTTGATGTGCTTGAAGATAATCTTTTGATTGACCCAGACGCAATAGAGGCCTGCATTACTCCTAAGACGAAAGCAATTGTGGGGGTCGATTATGCTGGGCATCCCTGCGATTGGAAGGCGTTGAGGAGTCTCGCTGACAGATATGGCGTTGCCTTGGTTGCTGATGCCTGCCACTCAATTGGTGGTGCATTAGATGGAGAGCCAGTGGGGTCTTTGGCTGATATCAGTGTTTTTAGTTTTCATCCGGTAAAGCACGTTACAACGGGAGAAGGGGGGATGGCTGTTACTGACGATGCAGCCCTCGCAGCGCGTATGCGAACCTTCAGAAACCATGGCATAACATCAGATGCTGCGCAGAGAGAAAAGACGCATTCCTGGTATTATGAAATGGTTGATCTTGGATTTAATTACCGCATAACCGACATTCAATGCGCGTTGGGAATCTCTCAGCTTTCTAAGCTTTCTCGGTGGATTGAGAAGCGGAATGAACTTGCAAAGCAGTATGATGCCGCCTTTATGGGGACAGGTGTTGTGCCCCTCCTGCAACGTGGAAATATCCAGCACGCTTACCATCTCTACGTAGTTAGATGTGAGAATCGGAATGATTTGTTCGTTCGGTTGCGTACTGAAGGGATTGGGGTAAATGTACACTATATCCCAGTATATCTCCATCCGTACTACGCTGAAAAGGGCTATGCTAAAGGGCTTTGTCCTGTTGCGGAGAAGGCTTATGGTGAAGTGCTGACCCTTCCCCTATGGCCGGGGATGGAGGCTGCGGACATTGAGCGTGTTGTGCAGGCGCTTGTTATGATTTAA
- a CDS encoding aldo/keto reductase, whose translation MVLGTAQLGMPYGVANSLGRPDQDMARRIVRQAWENGVTFFDTAQAYADSELVLGDALHCIGAEARANVITKLHPRFFRESPSLILAELSRSLQRCQVKSFYGVMLHDESGCDLLACGLGEALAEARNSGMARSIGVSVYTPRRAIEALKNKLITQIQLPANIVDRRFSKQYVFEMAEEQGKQVFIRGALLQGVLCLNPDQLPQRVQHAATMLEEYIEFCRRHGLAPAAAALTYLKNKFSSAFVLFGAETEEQVVQNIGYWKTAVPSGFMEEADLLFKEQDELVLNPSNWPKK comes from the coding sequence TTGGTTCTTGGAACAGCTCAGCTTGGAATGCCATATGGGGTCGCTAATAGCCTAGGAAGGCCCGATCAGGATATGGCGAGACGAATTGTGCGCCAAGCCTGGGAAAATGGTGTTACTTTTTTTGATACAGCGCAGGCATATGCTGATAGCGAGTTGGTCCTCGGTGATGCTCTGCATTGTATTGGCGCAGAAGCCCGTGCGAACGTAATCACAAAACTCCATCCCCGGTTCTTTCGGGAGTCTCCATCTCTCATTCTTGCTGAACTCTCTCGGTCTCTTCAAAGATGTCAGGTGAAGTCTTTCTACGGGGTGATGTTGCACGATGAAAGTGGTTGCGATCTGCTGGCGTGTGGACTGGGAGAAGCGTTGGCAGAGGCCCGTAACAGCGGTATGGCGCGCAGTATTGGTGTGTCGGTATATACGCCACGGAGAGCCATTGAGGCTCTGAAAAATAAATTGATTACGCAAATTCAGCTGCCAGCAAACATAGTTGACCGCCGTTTTTCGAAGCAGTATGTTTTTGAGATGGCTGAGGAGCAAGGGAAGCAGGTGTTTATTCGCGGAGCCCTCCTTCAAGGAGTGCTTTGTTTAAATCCTGACCAATTGCCACAGCGCGTTCAGCATGCTGCTACTATGCTTGAAGAGTATATCGAGTTTTGTAGACGACATGGTTTGGCTCCGGCAGCAGCAGCTTTAACGTATCTTAAGAATAAGTTTTCCTCTGCATTTGTTCTTTTTGGTGCCGAAACCGAAGAGCAGGTCGTGCAGAATATAGGATACTGGAAAACAGCAGTGCCTTCAGGTTTTATGGAAGAGGCTGATCTTCTTTTTAAAGAACAGGACGAGTTGGTCCTTAATCCATCCAATTGGCCGAAAAAATGA
- a CDS encoding aminotransferase class III-fold pyridoxal phosphate-dependent enzyme: MNNFKSQEYQGRAKKSIPGMTQLLSKRPDRFSMGVWPTYYEKAEGIKVWDLDGNVYRDFSIGGVGANILGYADPDVNDAVIGAIQKGSSSSLNCYEEVELAELLCELHPWAEMVRYARSGGEAMAMAVRIARARTGKDVVAFCGYHGWHDWYLAANLGEKDGLKGQLQAGLNPRGVPAGLKDTAFPFFYNDLDALRAIVEKHGNNLAAIVMEPIRHFIPTPEFMPGVMSIAKDTGAVLIVDEISAGFRLVSGGAHLTLGLVPDIAVFSKAMGNGFPIAAVVGKKDVMEASQTSFISSTMWTERVGPVAALATIKKHRKLNVADHLCAMGKEVKLGWSSLAAKHGLDLSVSGLDPVGHFSFNFADNLHARAFFVQEMLKNGFLATDSFYAMYAHTAEDVSDYLNAVDVVFASLRKVLDEGRLKESLEGLPAVAGFTRIA; this comes from the coding sequence ATGAATAATTTCAAGTCTCAAGAATATCAAGGGCGGGCGAAGAAAAGTATTCCCGGTATGACTCAACTCCTTTCAAAGCGCCCGGATCGGTTTTCAATGGGGGTTTGGCCAACATACTATGAAAAGGCTGAAGGAATTAAAGTCTGGGACTTAGACGGCAACGTGTATCGTGATTTTAGTATCGGGGGGGTAGGGGCTAATATTTTAGGCTATGCCGACCCGGATGTGAACGATGCTGTTATTGGAGCCATTCAAAAGGGATCCAGTTCTTCTTTAAACTGCTATGAAGAAGTTGAGCTTGCAGAGTTGCTTTGCGAGCTTCACCCATGGGCAGAGATGGTGCGCTATGCTCGTAGTGGCGGTGAGGCTATGGCCATGGCCGTGAGGATCGCAAGAGCGCGCACGGGAAAAGATGTTGTAGCATTCTGCGGGTATCACGGGTGGCATGATTGGTATCTGGCGGCTAATTTAGGCGAGAAAGATGGTTTGAAAGGGCAGCTGCAGGCGGGATTGAACCCTAGAGGTGTGCCTGCTGGTCTGAAAGATACTGCTTTTCCGTTTTTTTATAATGACTTAGATGCCCTCAGAGCTATTGTTGAAAAGCACGGCAATAATTTGGCTGCCATAGTTATGGAGCCTATCCGCCACTTTATCCCTACGCCTGAGTTTATGCCTGGCGTTATGTCTATTGCAAAAGATACCGGGGCGGTTTTGATTGTTGATGAGATTTCGGCCGGATTCCGTCTTGTTTCCGGTGGAGCGCATTTAACGTTGGGGCTGGTTCCTGATATCGCAGTTTTTTCTAAAGCTATGGGTAATGGATTTCCTATTGCAGCAGTTGTTGGAAAGAAAGATGTTATGGAGGCTTCGCAAACGTCCTTCATCAGTTCGACAATGTGGACGGAGCGGGTTGGGCCTGTCGCTGCCTTGGCCACAATCAAGAAACATAGAAAATTGAATGTAGCAGATCATCTTTGTGCAATGGGTAAAGAAGTGAAGCTCGGGTGGAGCAGCCTTGCTGCGAAGCACGGACTGGATTTGTCTGTTTCTGGGCTTGATCCTGTCGGACATTTCTCATTTAATTTTGCTGACAATCTTCATGCAAGGGCATTCTTTGTTCAAGAAATGTTGAAGAATGGATTTCTGGCAACGGATAGCTTTTATGCAATGTATGCTCATACAGCAGAGGATGTTTCGGACTACCTTAATGCTGTTGATGTCGTGTTCGCTTCTCTTCGTAAGGTTCTAGATGAAGGGCGATTGAAAGAATCCTTGGAAGGCCTTCCTGCAGTAGCAGGGTTTACCCGTATAGCCTAG
- a CDS encoding acylneuraminate cytidylyltransferase family protein — MKRIAIIPARGGSKRLPRKNVLPLQGKPLLAYSIETALESGVFDSVYVSSDDKEALQIAKEYNVSIAVRPPHLATDQATVAQTCLDLLSSLARQGASYDEVCCLYATSPLRTSQDIVNTLELLKKPGVCFSRSVCGYPLPPWQAQREDEDGNLSYFWPSYADKKSQELPHLVVDNGSIYAAKVPDFFKYGCFSGPGTRGYEMPYSRSVDINTMDDFKIVELLVFQNYKQ; from the coding sequence ATGAAGAGGATTGCAATTATCCCGGCGAGGGGAGGCTCTAAGAGGTTACCTCGCAAGAACGTACTCCCGCTGCAAGGCAAGCCGCTTTTAGCGTACTCTATCGAGACAGCTCTCGAAAGTGGGGTGTTTGACAGCGTCTATGTGTCGAGTGATGACAAAGAGGCCTTGCAAATCGCGAAGGAGTATAACGTTTCTATTGCGGTTCGCCCCCCTCATCTTGCGACAGACCAGGCTACCGTTGCCCAGACCTGTTTGGATTTACTATCCTCACTGGCCCGTCAGGGCGCCAGTTATGACGAGGTTTGTTGCCTATATGCAACGTCACCCCTTCGGACATCTCAAGATATAGTCAACACCCTGGAATTGCTCAAGAAACCTGGGGTCTGCTTTTCGCGTTCAGTGTGCGGGTACCCCTTACCGCCTTGGCAAGCCCAAAGAGAGGACGAAGACGGTAATTTGTCTTATTTTTGGCCTAGTTATGCTGACAAGAAGTCTCAAGAGCTCCCGCACCTAGTTGTTGATAATGGGAGTATCTATGCTGCCAAGGTTCCGGACTTTTTTAAATATGGATGCTTTTCCGGACCGGGAACTCGTGGGTATGAGATGCCCTATAGTCGATCTGTTGACATAAACACGATGGATGACTTCAAGATTGTCGAACTGCTAGTTTTCCAAAACTATAAACAATAG
- a CDS encoding N-acetylneuraminate synthase family protein → MQVSFGSMMVGDGNPVCIVFEAGPTHNGLESALKLVDVAADAGADAVKFQVVDAEKLVSDPAITFSYQWLADKATGRVETATESLLEIIKRRELTFPEWETVIGHCRKRGIEFFSTATTEEEVHFLAAMGVGSVKICSGDLTFHHLLRVAAQYPWTVQIDTGSSTIGEVENAILVLEEANCKNIIINHCPSGYPAHPERINLRVLTTLKQMFSYPVAFSDHTTGDVMDVAAVSLGAHMIEKTITLDRNTRSPEHIMSLEPHEAKDFVKTIRSVELALGSTRRLLGEPEQVSRVRGRRSLFAGCALQKGDILVQSMLTYARPGDGIPAHLDHLVLGRKLVRDVPAGRKLQLSDFE, encoded by the coding sequence ATGCAAGTGTCATTTGGAAGTATGATGGTGGGAGACGGTAATCCCGTGTGTATTGTCTTTGAGGCAGGCCCCACTCACAATGGCTTGGAATCGGCATTGAAGCTTGTAGATGTTGCTGCAGATGCTGGCGCAGATGCGGTTAAGTTTCAGGTTGTTGATGCTGAAAAGCTTGTATCTGACCCCGCAATTACCTTCAGTTATCAGTGGTTGGCCGATAAAGCCACTGGCCGGGTAGAAACAGCCACCGAATCGCTTCTCGAAATAATAAAGAGACGGGAACTGACGTTTCCCGAGTGGGAAACCGTTATTGGGCATTGTCGAAAGAGAGGGATTGAGTTCTTTTCTACAGCAACCACGGAAGAAGAAGTTCACTTTTTGGCTGCAATGGGTGTTGGTTCAGTCAAGATTTGTTCAGGCGATCTGACATTCCACCATTTGTTGCGTGTGGCTGCTCAGTATCCGTGGACAGTGCAAATAGATACGGGATCATCTACAATCGGTGAAGTCGAGAATGCGATCCTCGTTCTTGAAGAAGCCAATTGTAAGAATATTATTATAAACCATTGTCCTTCCGGTTATCCCGCACATCCCGAGCGAATTAACCTCAGAGTGTTGACTACATTAAAGCAAATGTTCTCATACCCGGTTGCCTTTTCGGACCATACCACCGGGGATGTTATGGATGTCGCTGCCGTTAGCCTTGGGGCACATATGATCGAGAAAACGATTACGCTCGATCGTAATACCCGCAGCCCTGAGCATATTATGTCTCTTGAGCCGCATGAGGCCAAAGATTTTGTAAAAACCATCCGTAGTGTTGAGTTGGCGTTAGGTTCCACCCGCAGGTTGTTGGGAGAGCCTGAGCAGGTGAGCCGGGTGAGAGGACGTCGTAGCTTGTTTGCGGGATGTGCTCTCCAGAAAGGAGACATCCTGGTTCAGTCAATGCTGACCTACGCTCGCCCTGGTGATGGAATCCCGGCGCATTTGGACCATCTTGTGCTGGGGCGGAAGCTGGTGCGCGATGTTCCTGCCGGTAGAAAACTTCAGCTTAGTGATTTTGAGTAG